The following is a genomic window from Hymenobacter chitinivorans DSM 11115.
CAGCCAGAAATTCATGACCAAGGAAGGCCGGCAGCAGGCCTTCGACCAGCTCGTCAACAACGGCATCGACGGCCTGGTGGCCATCGGCGGCAACGGCACGTTTACCGGCGCCACCATCTTCGAGCAGGAGTTCGGCATCCCGACCGTGGGCGCCCCGGGCACCATCGACAACGACCTTTACGGCACCGATTACACCATCGGCTACGACACGGCCGTGAACACGGCCCTCGAAGCCATTGACAAAATCCGGGATACGGCCGACTCCCACGACCGCTGCTTCTTTATCGAGGTAATGGGCCGCGACTCGGGTTACATTGCCATTCCCTGCGCCATCGGGGGCGGGGCCGAAATCGTGATGATTCCCGAAACCCAGATGTCGACCGAAGCCGTGATTGAAACGCTGCAGGCGGGCTGGAAACGCTCCAAAACCTCGTTTATCGTGGTAGTGGCCGAGGGCGACGAGGAAGGCAACTCCCACTCGGTAGCCAAGCAGGTGAAGGCCGCCATTCCCGAGCTCGACACCCGCGTGACCATCATCGGGCACGTGCAGCGCGGGGGCTCCCCCACCGCCGCCGACCGCCTGCTGGGCTCCCAAATCGGTATTGCCGCCGTGGAGGGCCTCATGAACGGCATGCGCAACGTCATGGCCGGCATCGTGGACCGCAAGCTGGTTTACACTCCCTTCTCCGACACAATTCACAAAAAGAAGCTCATCAACCAAACCTTCATGCGCATGGTCGAGATTCTCTCGGTGTAGCGGTGAAATAGTGAACTGGTGAGTTGTCGTTCTAACGTTTTTTAACGGCTGTCATCCTGCGCGGCGCATAGCAGAGCGAAGGACCTTCCTCCCCTATCCCAGTACCGCTTGCCTCAACACGAAAAGGCCCTTTACCGCGCAATCGGCAAAGGGCTTTTTTGTGTTGAATCAAGCTACTCACTCAGCTGAGGAAGGTCCTCCGGTTACGCCTCAGGAGGAAAAACGACCTCTCGCGCTGTCAGAACAAAAACTCACTAGTTCACCATCTCACCACTTCACTGCCTCCGGGTGCAGCCACTGATACTGCGGGTCGCGGCGGAGCCAGGTGAGCTGGCGTTTGGCGTAGTGGCGGGTGTTGCGCTTGAGCAGGCGCACGGCTTCGGGCCAGTCGTAGAGGCCGTCGAGGTAGCCGAAGATTTCCTGGTAGCCCACCGTTTGCAGGGCGTTGTGGTGGCGGTACGGGAGCAGCGCCGTGGCCTCGGCCAGCAGGCCCTGGGCCAGCATCTGGTCTACCCGCTGGTCGATGCGCTGGTAGAGCTCCTCCCGGTCCCGGTTGAGGGCAATTTTGACGGTCTGAAATGGCCGCTCTTTGGTTACTTTCGGGGTGTGGAAGCTGGAAAACGGCTGGCCCGTGCTGCGCGTCACTTCCAGAGCCCGCACCACCCGCTGGTGGTTTTGCCGGTCGATGCGGGCGTAGGTTACCGGGTCGAGGCGCTGAAGCTCGGCCACCAAAGGCTCCAACCCGTGCTCGGCCAGCTCCTGCTGCAGGGCGGCCCGCACGGCGAGGTCAGCCCGGGGCATTTCGTCCAACCCTTCGGTTACGGCCTGCAGATACAGCCCCGAGCCGCCGGTCAGAATTACCACTTTATGCTTCTGAAACAGCTCGTCGAGCAGAGCCAGGCAGTCGGCCTCGAAGCGGCCGGCGTTGTAGTCCTCGGTAATACTGTGGGAGTCGATAAAGTGGTGCGTTACACCCTGCATTTCGGCCGCCGTGGGCTTAGCCGTCCCGATGCTCAGCTCCCGGAAAAACTGCCGCGAGTCGGCCGAAATAATGTCGGTGTGGTAGTGCCGGGCCAGCTCCACGCACAGCGCCGTTTTGCCCACGGCCGTGGGGCCCGAAATGACCAGCAAAGTAGGATGAAGTGGCGCCAGGCCGGGTAGTAGATTCATACAGAAACAGGTTGGGCGGCCCACAGGGCCTGATACAGCGCCCCGAGGTGCTCTTCCTCACGCTGCCAGTTGAACTGCTGGCGGGCGCGGCGGCAGTTCTGGGCCAGGGCGTGGTAGCGGCCGGGATTGTGGTGCAGCAGCTGGTTGAGGGCCCCGGCAATGGAGGCGGGCGTGAGTTCCACGACTTCGGCCACTTCGTACTGCTCGTTGAGGTGGCGGTACTCGGGAAAATCCACAATCAGCTGCGGAATACCGGCGTGCAGGTAGTCGAAGAATTTATTGGCCAGGGAATAGTAATAGCTCAGGCCCTGGTTTTCGAGCAGCATAATGCCTACCGTGGCTTGGCTGGTAATTTCGTGCAGCTCGGCCGGCAGCACGAAGCCGCGGAAGTCAACCTTCCCGGAATCGAGCAGGCCCAGGGTGGCGGCCCGCTCCCGCAGGGCCGCGGATAAGTCGCCTTCCCCGCACAGCACCAGCCGGCCCGCCACCTGGGGCATGGCGTCGAGCAGGGCTTCCAGGCCCCGGCCGGCATTCAGAGCGCCCTGGTAGAGAATGTAGCCATCAGTGGGCGCGGCCGCGGGAGCCGGCGGCAGCTCCGCCGGAGTCAGGCGGCTGATGTTGCGCACCACTTCGAAGGGCCGGTGGTAGCGTTGCTCGAATACCCGGGCCAGGGCCGGGCCCACGGTGTAGGCCAGCGTGGCGCGGGGCACGATGAAGCGCTCCACGGCCCGCCACAGGCGCTGCACGGCCGGCCGGGCCACCACTTCGGGCACCTCCGTAAACAACTCGTGGGCGTCGTACACGAAGGGCTGCCCGCCGAGCCGGGCCCGCAGCCACACGGGCAGGGCGGTGTCTAAATCAATGGCGCACCAAGCCGCTGCTTGCTGCCCGAGCAGGTAGACCAGCAGGCGCAGGTTGAATTCGAGGTAGAACAGCTTGCCTTTATTCAGCCAGCACCGCAGCCGGTGCTGCCGGTAGGGCTGCTCCGTCAGGGGCCGGGAAGTGGGCCACTGCCGCCCCACCAGCAGCACGTCGTAGCCGCGGCAAACCAGGCTGCCGCAAATTCGTTGCATGCGCTGGTCGTAGTTTAAATCGGTGGTAACGGTGAAGATAAGAGTGCGCATACGGGCGGGTGGCGGCGGGTGGCGCGGAGGAATCTGCCGCCGAAACGCGCTATCTGGGATATTTTTGACAAATTTAAGAAGTTAAAACTCGCGTACTGGTCAAAGGACGTAGACCAAGCTCCCCGCCGACCACCTATTCTACCCGATGTCGACTACTCCTGTATCACCGGCTGACGCTGCAGCCCTGGGGACGCCTCCGGCCCCGGCGGCTGATTTTTACCGCGTCCTGTTTGAGGAAGCCTACGACGCCATCCTGCTCTACGACGAGCAGGGCGGGCTGGTCGATTGCAACCAGACGGCCCTGCGCCTGCTCGGCACCACCCGGCCCGAGCTGCTGACCACGGGCCTGATGGCCTTTGCCGCCCCCCACGCGGCAGCCGGGGCCGAGGCCTGGCAGTCGGCGGCCGAGCTGCGAGCCGCCGTGCGGGAAGTAGCGCACACGGGCAGCCGCGGCGCCCGGCGCTGGACTGGCCAGCGGCCCGATGCGACAACCGTAGAAGCCCTAGCGACCCTGCACCGGGTAAGCTCGCCCGAGGGCGGCGTGCGCGTGCAGCTGACCCTGCGCGAGGCGGTGGAAACACCCGCCCCAGCCCTTTCTGCAGCCGACCTCATCACCCGGCAGCAGGCCCTGGATCTGTCGCAGGCTCAGCTGCGCGACCTGCTTAGCCGCACCAATCTGAGCTACGTAGCCGTGGACCGGCAGGCCGCCGTGGTCGACGTGAACGACCATTTTCTGCACTACACCGAATACTCCCGGTCCGAAGTTATTGGCCGGAGTTTTCACGAAACCTTCTGCCCGGCCGCCGACCAGGAGCGGATGCGCCAGAACTTTCTGACCTGCATTGCCACCGAGCAGCTCCAGGAATTCTACGAGCGGGTCATTGTGACCAAATCGGGGCAGACGCGCATGGTGTACTGGCACGCCGAGTTTTCGCGCGACCTGCAGGGCCAGGTGACCGGCATCTTCGTGGTGGGCCGCGACTACACCGACCGGCACGTGGCGGCCCGGGCCCTTACCGACAACCGTCACCGCCTGCAGGACTTTCTCGACAACGCCCACGACCTGATTCAGAACCTGAGCATCGACAACCGGTTTTTGTTCGTGAACAAGGCCTGGAAGGAAAAGCTTGGCTTCAGCGACGAAGACCTGTCGCAGATGACGCTCGGCGACGTGGTGCACCCCTACTACAAGGCCAAGCTGCTCTACCAGCTGCGTAACCTGTATAAGGGCGAGAAAGTCAACAAGCTCGAAACGGTATTCCTGACCAAGACCGGCAAGCCGATTCACCTGATTGGCTCCATCAGCTGCTCCTGGCAGGACGACGAGCCGGTGAGCACCCGCGCCATTCTGCACGATATTACGGACCGTATCAAGGCCGAGCGCCTGCAGAAGGTCTACTACAGCATTGCCAACCTGGCCATCAGCTCCAAGGACTTACAGTCACTCTACGGGGCCATTCACCGGGAGCTGAGCAAGATCATCGAAACCAATAACTTCTACATTGCCCTCTGCGACGACGCCCGCACCCAGCTGCAGTTCAGCTACTTCGTCGACCAGAACATTCAGGGCGAGCAGGGGCTGGTGTCGCGGCCGTTTTCGTCGGGCGTGTCGGAATACATCATCCGCACCGGGCGGCCCATGTTTATGCTCAAGGCCGAGCTGCAGGAGCTCATTGCCAACGGCACGATTACGGCCTACGGGCTGATGCCGGAAGTGATGCTCTGCTCGCCGCTGAGCATCGGCGAGCGGATTATCGGCGTCATTGCCGTGCAGGACTACCACAAGGCCGACGCCTACGCCGCGGCCGACATCGAGATTCTGCACTTCATTTCCAACCAGGTGGCCCTGGCCATTGAGCGCAAGCGCAACGAGGTTCAGATCAACAAGCAGAACGCCCGCCTGAACGCCATTTTCGAGAGCGGCTCCCATTTGATGTGGTCCGTGGACATGCACTCCCGCCTGACCTCGTTCAACCGCAATTACTCGGCCTACTTCCTGCGCCGCAACGGGGTGTATCCGTCGCTGAACGTGAACCTCTGGCAGGCCGACCTGGGTATGATGGAGGAAGACGCCCGCGAGGCTTTTATTGAGAACTACCGGCGCGCGTTTCAGGGCCAGCCCCAGCGCTTCGAGGTGCGCCTGCGCGACTCCCGCGGGCAGGATACCTGGCGCGAAATCTACCTCAACCCGATTTACCTCGACGATGGTACGTTCGAGGAAATTTCGGGCATGGCCCACGACATTACCGACAAGAAACGCTCCCAGCTGGAGCTGGCCGCCCAGGAAGAGAAGTTCCGGGCCATCTTCGAGTCGTTCCAGGACGTGTACTACCGCACCGACGGCAAGGGCGTGCTCACCCTGCTCAGCCCCTCGGTGTACGACATGCTGGGCTACAAGCCCGAGGAGGTCATCGGCACGCCCATCATGGACTACTACGTGCGGCCCGAGCAGCGCGACGAGCTGCTGAACAGCATTCAGAACTACGGCGAGGCCCGCAACATCGAGATTGACATGCGCCACAAGGATGGCCACTCGGTGAGCGTGCTAGTGAATGCGCGGCAAGTGAACGACGGGCCGGCCGGCACCGAAGGCATCGGGCGCGACATCACCGAGTTCAAGCAGATGCAGGACGACTTGCGCCGGGCCAAAGAGGAAGCCGAAACGGCCCTGGAAGCCAAAACCCAGTTCTTGGCCAACATGAGCCACGAGCTGCGCACGCCCATGAACGGCATCATCGGCATGATTGATTTGCTGCACCAGACGGTGGCCTCCGAGGAGCAGGAAGAGTACGTGGACACGTTGCGGAAGTCGTCGGATGCGCTGCTGGCCATTCTGAACGACATTCTGGACCTGTCCAAGATTCAGGCCGGCAAGCTGCAGCTCAACGAGTCGGGCATCGATTTGTACTACACCCTGGACAAGATTCACTCACTGTTTGCCAACCGCGCCAACCAGAAAAAGCTCAAGTTCACCTACCACATCACGCCCCATACCCCGCGCTTCATCATCACCGACGAAACCCGGGTGCTGCAGATTCTGTCGAACCTGACGTCCAACGCCATCAAGTTCACCTCGGCCGGTACGGTGAGCATCATCGTCTCGTCGGTAAGCACCGATGGGGTGGAGCACACGCTGCGCTTTGCCGTGCAGGACTCGGGCATCGGTATTTCGCCCTCGAACGCCAAGCTGCTCTTCACCAACTTCACCCAGCTCGACACCACGCCCACCAAGGCCTTCGGGGGCACGGGGCTGGGCCTGGCCATCAGCAAGCAACTGGCCGAGCTGCTGGGCGGCGAAATCGGCATGATTTCCAACACCGACGACGGCTCGACCTTCTGGTTTACGATGCGCTGCCGGGTGGCCTACAACGAGGAGGAAATCGTGCAGGAGCGCGTGGCCTCCCGCGACCGGAGCCACGAAATCATGCGCCTGGAAACGGCTCCGCGGGTACTCTTGGTCGACGATAACCCCATCAACCAGAAAGTGGCCGTGCGCCTGCTCGACAAGCTGGGCTGCCAGATCGACGTGGCCAACGACGGGTTTGAGGCCATCAGCAAAGCTACCGCGCCCACCGGCGAGTACGAGCTGATTTTCATGGACATTCAGATGCCCGAAATGGACGGCATCACGGCCATGCACGAAATCCGGCAGCGCCTGGGCCGCAGCTGCCCGCCCATCGTGGCCATGACGGCCTACTCGATGAAGGAAGACGCCGAGCGGTTTGTGCAGCAGGGCATGGACGACTACATCTCCAAGCCCGTCAAGTCGCAGGACCTCTACACCGTGCTGCTGCGCTGGACCGGGGCGGCCGAGCGGATGGCGGCCCTGCACCTGAGCGCGGCCCCCGAAACACCGCCCACGCCCGACGTGACGGAGCCCGTCGCGCCCTACACCCCGGTGGGCGAGGCCCTGGCCGAACCGGCCCAAACCACCTTCATTGACCCCGAAGTAGTCAAGCAGCTGCGGGAGCTGGGCGGGGCCGAGTTTGCCGCCCAGCTCTACAGCGACTTCGAGCAGGAAGCCGGGCAGCTGCTCAGTGAAGCTCAGCAGTTAGTGGATCAGCACCAGTACGCGCAGATCCTGCCCCATTTGCACCAACTCAAGGGCACGGGCTTCACCTTGGGCATCAATGAGCTGGCCGAATGCGTGAAAAGCTTGGAACATGACCTAAAAAAAGGGCATCTTGACCACGTAGAACAAGATTTTCGCACTATTATGCGGCACTTTACGGCCTTTGTGCATTCGTATCCGGCTGTTACCCAGGGCCCGTAGTTCCCGTAGAACCTTCTGACTGACCTTCCTTTCTCCTCCGACCCTAAACATTCTTCTCCATGGCTGATTCTAAAACCATCCTGATAGCAGAGGACAGCTCTGTTATTTTGAACCTGACCAAAAAAATTCTGGAGCTCCAGAAATATAAAATTGTATCGGCCAAGAACGGCGGGGAAGTTATCAAGCAAGTTGAGTCCCAGCCCATCGACTGCGTGCTGATGGACATCAACATTCCGGTGAAGGACGGCATGGAGTGCACCCGCGAAATCCGGCGCAACGCCGACCCGCGCATCGCCCAGATTCCGATTATTGCCATCACCGGCAACGCCAACAACTACTCCATGGAGCAGTTCCGCGAGGCCGGCGTGACGGACTACCTGCCCAAGCCCCTCGACTTCGACGCCCTGGTGCGCGTGGTAAAGCAGTACGTTGGGTAAGGCGTAATTTTGAATGGTGAATGCTGAATTATGAATTGAAAACGCTACTCCGCTTCCGGCTAACGGTTACTTCATAATTCAGCATTCACCATTCATCATTCAACCAAAGTGCAAGTTACTTTTCTCGGCACGGGGACGTCGCAGGGGGTGCCCATGATTGGGTGCCACTGCCCGGTGTGCACCTCGGTAGACTACCGCGACAAGCGCCTGCGCGTGTCGGTGCACGTGCAAACCCAGGGCAAGAGCCTGATTATCGACTCGGGGCCCGACTTTCGCCAGCAGGTGCTGCGGGCCCGCATCGACCATCTGGACGCGCTGGTATTTACCCACGAGCACAAGGACCACACGGCCGGCATGGACGACATCCGGGCCTACAACTTTAAGCAGCAGCAGGACATGCCCGTGTACGCCGAGCCCCGGGTACTGGACCAGCTGCGGCGCGAGTACGCCTACATTTTTGCCGAGCACAAGTACCCCGGCGTGCCCAAGGTGCAGACCATCCCGATTCTGAGCGACACGGAAAGCTTCCGGGTGGAAGGCGTGGAAGTGCACCCCATCCGGGCCCTGCACTACAAGCTGCCCGTGCTGGGCTTCCGCATCGGCAACTTCACCTACATCACCGACGCCAACTACCTCTCACCGGAATCCTTGGAGCGGGTGCGGGGCTCGGAAATCATCGTGCTCAACGCCCTGCGCCACGAGGAGCACATTTCGCACTACTCTCTGCCCGAGGCGGTAGACATTCTCACCGATCTGGCCCCACGCGTGGGCTACATCACCCACATCGGGCACCAACTGGGCAAGCACCGCGAGGTAGAAGCCACGCTACCCAGCTTTATCCGCCTGGCCTACGACGGACTGCAGGTGGAACTGCAGGACGAGCAATAACATTGCTGGAGCAACACGCCACCCCTCCCCCGCCGCCCTAGCCGGCCGCGGGCCAGTCCCGATACGCCTGGACTTTTAGTAAGTGGCTTTAGGCCGCGGCGGTTGACCTTACCGGGGCGTTTTGGTTACGTTGAACCACAGCGCCCAATCCTGTAGAGCGGGCATTTTGCCTTTTTCCGGCTGTTTGTCGATGTCCCACACGGTATAGGTCAGCAGGTAGCGGCGGCCGTTGGCCCGAATGCTGGTCGTGTCGAGCCAGGCGCCGAGGGCGGAGCGCTGCGGGCCGTCGGGCAGGCGCAGCTGCTGGCTTTGGCCCTGCGCATCGGTAATGGCCAGCACGGGCCAGGCCGAAGGCCCCACGGCGCACTGCAAGCCCTCGGGGCAGTACGTCGTATTTAGGTCCTCAAGCTGAATGGTAAGCTCCCGGCTGCCGGTGCCGGGCAGAAAAGCCTGCTGCCGATAGTGCAGGGCAAAGTCCTTGTCAAAGTCGACGGCGAAGTCCGGCGCTGGCAGCTGCGGGTCGACGGTGGATTTCTGGCAGGCGCCCAAGCCCAGTGCCAGGGCCAATACGAGTACAGTAGATTTCATCAGGCAAGCAATAGCAACAGGGAGGGGTAATGAGTAGGAGCAGCCCGCACGCAGGCTCGGGAGGGTGAGCGAATCCCCGGGCCAATGGTTGCATGCGGCCTTCGTAGTATTTGGCTTTACCTTGCATAGCGGCACCGGGGCCGCTTTTATTTTTCCCATGCACAACAATTATTATTTCCTGCGCCAGCTGGCTCCCGCCCTGGCCCAGCAGCTGGCCGGCTTTGCGGTAGCCAGCTGCTTTTCCCAGGAAAAAGACGAGCTGGTCATTGGCCTGACCAAGGGCGAAGCCGAGTTCTGGCTCAAGGCCCAGCTGTCGGCGACGTTTCCGGCCCTGGCCCTACCCGAAACCTTTCACCGGGCCCGGGCCAATTCCGTGGACCTACTGCCCGGCTTGCTGGGGCAGGTGGTGGAGGCGGTGAGCGTGTTTTCCCACGACCGGGTGCTGCGCCTGCACTTCCGAGGCGGGGCCACGCTGCTATTCAAGCTGTTTGGCCCCCGGCCCAACGCCGTGTTCCGTCCGAACCCGCAAGCTCCGGCCGAGTTGTTTCACCAGCGCTACCTGGCCGATGCCGACCTGACGCCCGCGCCCGAGCCCCTCCCCGACCTGCTCAATCCGCTGCGCAGCTACCCGGGCCTGGGCGACGTGCCGCCCCGCTACCTGCGTGCCCACGGCTACGACGCGGCCGACCTGCCCACCCGGCTCCGCATGGTGCAGGACGTGGTGGCCCTGCTCGAAAACCCGCCGCACTTCTACCTGACGGCCGTGGAGGGTAAAACCCGGTTGACGCTGCTGCCGGTGGGCGACGTAGAGCAAACCCTACCGCCCGACCCGGTAGCAGCCCTGCGCCTGTTTGTGCCGCTCATCCTGGGCCGCCGGGCCTACGAAACCGAGCTGCGCCAGGTGCGGCAGGAGCTGGAGAAGCGGGCCGAGGAAGCTACCGTCAGCGCCAGCCAGGCCCGCACCCGGCTCTACGCCCTGGAGCACACGGCCGGCTACCGGCAAACGGCCGACCTGATTATGGCCAATTTGACCAACATTCCGGCCGGGGCGGCGCAGGTGGAAGTCGAGGATTTTTACCAGGATAACCAGCTGCGCACCATCAAGCTTAAATCGACGGAAACGCCCCAGCGCACAGCCCAGAACCTGTACCGCAAAGCCAAAAATCAGAAGATTGAAACCGAGCAGCTGCAGGAACGCATCGAGCGGCGCGAAACGGAGGCCCTCTGGTGCCTGGAGCGTCTCGAGGAGCTGGCCGCCATTGCCGACCTGCGCACGTTGCGCACCTGGCGCAAAACCCACGAGTTGCTGCCCGCCACCAAGGCCCAGGAAGCGGCGGAGCTGCCCTTCAAGGTGTTTTCCGACGGTGGCTATACCATTCTGGTGGGCCGCAACGCCCAGAACAACGACCTGCTCACCCAGCGCTACGCCCACAAGGACGACCTGTGGCTGCACGCCAAGGATGTGACGGGTTCCCACGTGGTGATAAAGCAGAAACCCGGGCAGCCCACACCCGAGCCGGTAATCGAGCGGGCGGCACAGCTGGCGGCCTGGTATTCGCGCCGCAAAAACGACTCCCTCTGTCCCGTGACGGTGACGCCCAAGAAATTTGTGCGCAAGCGCAAGGGTGCCGTGGCCGGACAGGTAGTGGTGGAGCGGGAACGGGTGGTGCTGGTGGTGCCCGCCAACCCGTTTGAGCGCAACGGCTAACGTACCGGGCGTAGGTCGCCCATCTGGCGGAAGTCTTCAGCCGCTGCAGGCGGCGGACTTCCAGCCTCGCGCACGAGGTCAGTTTCCAGACTGACGCTGGCAGAAAAAGCCCGGAACGACTGGATTTGCACCGAAAACAGCTACCTCCCATCTTAGCTGCAGCTCCAAACTCACTGCCTGCTCCAGAATAGCTCCCAAAACAAAACCGGCCGGCTCCTGGAAAAGGAACCGGCCGGTTGGCGTTGTGCGCGCGGGGAGATTCGAACTCCCACACCCGAAGGCACCACCCCCTCAAGATGGCGTGTCTACCAGTTTCACCACGTGCGCA
Proteins encoded in this region:
- the pfkA gene encoding 6-phosphofructokinase — its product is MKRIAVFTSGGDSPGMNACIRAVVRTAVYHGIEVYGIMRGYSGMIKGEFVKLDSASVANTVQKGGTILKSARSQKFMTKEGRQQAFDQLVNNGIDGLVAIGGNGTFTGATIFEQEFGIPTVGAPGTIDNDLYGTDYTIGYDTAVNTALEAIDKIRDTADSHDRCFFIEVMGRDSGYIAIPCAIGGGAEIVMIPETQMSTEAVIETLQAGWKRSKTSFIVVVAEGDEEGNSHSVAKQVKAAIPELDTRVTIIGHVQRGGSPTAADRLLGSQIGIAAVEGLMNGMRNVMAGIVDRKLVYTPFSDTIHKKKLINQTFMRMVEILSV
- the miaA gene encoding tRNA (adenosine(37)-N6)-dimethylallyltransferase MiaA, with translation MNLLPGLAPLHPTLLVISGPTAVGKTALCVELARHYHTDIISADSRQFFRELSIGTAKPTAAEMQGVTHHFIDSHSITEDYNAGRFEADCLALLDELFQKHKVVILTGGSGLYLQAVTEGLDEMPRADLAVRAALQQELAEHGLEPLVAELQRLDPVTYARIDRQNHQRVVRALEVTRSTGQPFSSFHTPKVTKERPFQTVKIALNRDREELYQRIDQRVDQMLAQGLLAEATALLPYRHHNALQTVGYQEIFGYLDGLYDWPEAVRLLKRNTRHYAKRQLTWLRRDPQYQWLHPEAVKW
- a CDS encoding glycosyltransferase is translated as MRTLIFTVTTDLNYDQRMQRICGSLVCRGYDVLLVGRQWPTSRPLTEQPYRQHRLRCWLNKGKLFYLEFNLRLLVYLLGQQAAAWCAIDLDTALPVWLRARLGGQPFVYDAHELFTEVPEVVARPAVQRLWRAVERFIVPRATLAYTVGPALARVFEQRYHRPFEVVRNISRLTPAELPPAPAAAPTDGYILYQGALNAGRGLEALLDAMPQVAGRLVLCGEGDLSAALRERAATLGLLDSGKVDFRGFVLPAELHEITSQATVGIMLLENQGLSYYYSLANKFFDYLHAGIPQLIVDFPEYRHLNEQYEVAEVVELTPASIAGALNQLLHHNPGRYHALAQNCRRARQQFNWQREEEHLGALYQALWAAQPVSV
- a CDS encoding PAS domain S-box protein, which encodes MSTTPVSPADAAALGTPPAPAADFYRVLFEEAYDAILLYDEQGGLVDCNQTALRLLGTTRPELLTTGLMAFAAPHAAAGAEAWQSAAELRAAVREVAHTGSRGARRWTGQRPDATTVEALATLHRVSSPEGGVRVQLTLREAVETPAPALSAADLITRQQALDLSQAQLRDLLSRTNLSYVAVDRQAAVVDVNDHFLHYTEYSRSEVIGRSFHETFCPAADQERMRQNFLTCIATEQLQEFYERVIVTKSGQTRMVYWHAEFSRDLQGQVTGIFVVGRDYTDRHVAARALTDNRHRLQDFLDNAHDLIQNLSIDNRFLFVNKAWKEKLGFSDEDLSQMTLGDVVHPYYKAKLLYQLRNLYKGEKVNKLETVFLTKTGKPIHLIGSISCSWQDDEPVSTRAILHDITDRIKAERLQKVYYSIANLAISSKDLQSLYGAIHRELSKIIETNNFYIALCDDARTQLQFSYFVDQNIQGEQGLVSRPFSSGVSEYIIRTGRPMFMLKAELQELIANGTITAYGLMPEVMLCSPLSIGERIIGVIAVQDYHKADAYAAADIEILHFISNQVALAIERKRNEVQINKQNARLNAIFESGSHLMWSVDMHSRLTSFNRNYSAYFLRRNGVYPSLNVNLWQADLGMMEEDAREAFIENYRRAFQGQPQRFEVRLRDSRGQDTWREIYLNPIYLDDGTFEEISGMAHDITDKKRSQLELAAQEEKFRAIFESFQDVYYRTDGKGVLTLLSPSVYDMLGYKPEEVIGTPIMDYYVRPEQRDELLNSIQNYGEARNIEIDMRHKDGHSVSVLVNARQVNDGPAGTEGIGRDITEFKQMQDDLRRAKEEAETALEAKTQFLANMSHELRTPMNGIIGMIDLLHQTVASEEQEEYVDTLRKSSDALLAILNDILDLSKIQAGKLQLNESGIDLYYTLDKIHSLFANRANQKKLKFTYHITPHTPRFIITDETRVLQILSNLTSNAIKFTSAGTVSIIVSSVSTDGVEHTLRFAVQDSGIGISPSNAKLLFTNFTQLDTTPTKAFGGTGLGLAISKQLAELLGGEIGMISNTDDGSTFWFTMRCRVAYNEEEIVQERVASRDRSHEIMRLETAPRVLLVDDNPINQKVAVRLLDKLGCQIDVANDGFEAISKATAPTGEYELIFMDIQMPEMDGITAMHEIRQRLGRSCPPIVAMTAYSMKEDAERFVQQGMDDYISKPVKSQDLYTVLLRWTGAAERMAALHLSAAPETPPTPDVTEPVAPYTPVGEALAEPAQTTFIDPEVVKQLRELGGAEFAAQLYSDFEQEAGQLLSEAQQLVDQHQYAQILPHLHQLKGTGFTLGINELAECVKSLEHDLKKGHLDHVEQDFRTIMRHFTAFVHSYPAVTQGP
- a CDS encoding response regulator — encoded protein: MADSKTILIAEDSSVILNLTKKILELQKYKIVSAKNGGEVIKQVESQPIDCVLMDINIPVKDGMECTREIRRNADPRIAQIPIIAITGNANNYSMEQFREAGVTDYLPKPLDFDALVRVVKQYVG
- a CDS encoding MBL fold metallo-hydrolase, with the protein product MQVTFLGTGTSQGVPMIGCHCPVCTSVDYRDKRLRVSVHVQTQGKSLIIDSGPDFRQQVLRARIDHLDALVFTHEHKDHTAGMDDIRAYNFKQQQDMPVYAEPRVLDQLRREYAYIFAEHKYPGVPKVQTIPILSDTESFRVEGVEVHPIRALHYKLPVLGFRIGNFTYITDANYLSPESLERVRGSEIIVLNALRHEEHISHYSLPEAVDILTDLAPRVGYITHIGHQLGKHREVEATLPSFIRLAYDGLQVELQDEQ
- a CDS encoding NFACT RNA binding domain-containing protein, translating into MHNNYYFLRQLAPALAQQLAGFAVASCFSQEKDELVIGLTKGEAEFWLKAQLSATFPALALPETFHRARANSVDLLPGLLGQVVEAVSVFSHDRVLRLHFRGGATLLFKLFGPRPNAVFRPNPQAPAELFHQRYLADADLTPAPEPLPDLLNPLRSYPGLGDVPPRYLRAHGYDAADLPTRLRMVQDVVALLENPPHFYLTAVEGKTRLTLLPVGDVEQTLPPDPVAALRLFVPLILGRRAYETELRQVRQELEKRAEEATVSASQARTRLYALEHTAGYRQTADLIMANLTNIPAGAAQVEVEDFYQDNQLRTIKLKSTETPQRTAQNLYRKAKNQKIETEQLQERIERRETEALWCLERLEELAAIADLRTLRTWRKTHELLPATKAQEAAELPFKVFSDGGYTILVGRNAQNNDLLTQRYAHKDDLWLHAKDVTGSHVVIKQKPGQPTPEPVIERAAQLAAWYSRRKNDSLCPVTVTPKKFVRKRKGAVAGQVVVERERVVLVVPANPFERNG